One window from the genome of Streptomyces spororaveus encodes:
- a CDS encoding DUF6193 family natural product biosynthesis protein → MAEEMVVEKTWRLMLEGHPTARRGEPAVIEAAYAEPRLRALFPFPSHGALTFHRNTQFPWSNDLPFIVGDAQSCIVYAPLGASPRVLGESLTPNEAAALVVAHLPHDCGPAFDGPWPPAESSTN, encoded by the coding sequence ATGGCTGAAGAGATGGTTGTCGAGAAGACCTGGCGGCTCATGCTGGAGGGGCATCCCACGGCGCGACGGGGAGAGCCCGCAGTCATAGAGGCCGCCTATGCCGAACCTCGGCTGCGGGCCTTGTTCCCGTTTCCGAGCCACGGGGCGCTCACCTTTCACCGCAACACGCAGTTCCCATGGAGCAACGACCTGCCGTTCATCGTCGGCGACGCGCAATCGTGCATCGTGTACGCGCCACTGGGTGCGTCGCCGCGTGTCTTGGGCGAGTCACTCACACCGAATGAGGCGGCCGCGTTGGTGGTGGCCCACCTGCCGCACGACTGCGGGCCAGCCTTCGATGGACCGTGGCCCCCAGCGGAGAGCTCCACCAACTGA
- a CDS encoding DUF6233 domain-containing protein, producing the protein MSDASPSAPITLVLPDGQAIERVRLYERQQLDSGLWMYRIGVPLWQTAAGGGVEPAEYGTWVTSEQLRPLPGVDLGGIPAHPRTRTSAPTRWAWLLDGRTHGQPATVHAEGCSGATDRAHPLGTTQALDVLARPGTVACTVCDAAEALLPILTHGNYSDPDGAQTVGDPL; encoded by the coding sequence GTGTCCGATGCCTCTCCGTCGGCCCCGATCACTTTGGTCCTGCCCGACGGGCAGGCCATCGAGCGGGTCCGGCTCTACGAACGCCAGCAGCTCGACTCCGGGCTATGGATGTACCGCATCGGCGTCCCTCTGTGGCAGACGGCCGCCGGGGGCGGCGTCGAGCCGGCCGAGTACGGCACCTGGGTCACCTCCGAGCAGCTGCGCCCCCTCCCCGGGGTCGATCTGGGCGGCATCCCGGCCCACCCGCGCACCCGTACCTCGGCGCCGACCCGGTGGGCATGGCTGCTCGACGGCCGCACCCACGGCCAGCCCGCCACCGTCCACGCCGAAGGCTGCTCCGGCGCCACCGACCGCGCACACCCGCTCGGCACCACTCAGGCACTCGACGTGCTCGCACGCCCCGGCACCGTCGCCTGCACCGTGTGCGACGCGGCCGAGGCCCTGCTGCCGATCCTCACCCACGGCAACTACTCTGACCCCGACGGGGCCCAGACCGTCGGGGACCCGCTGTAG
- a CDS encoding serine/threonine-protein kinase has product MGRYKIVARLGSGGMGRVYLGRSPGGRPVAVKVVRPELAGDGEFRRRFKREVTAAQRVNGAFTAGVIDADPDGSPAWMATVYVPGPSLGEALAAHGPWPLHSVLDLAAGMVEALEVIHAAGVIHRDLKPSNVLLAADGPRIIDFGISVAMEASTLTRAGVLIGTPGYMSPEQLLDRAVTPASDVFALGAVLAYTATGVNAFGSGSSTALCIRTVQEEPSLDALPGELRDVVAACLAKEPDQRPTVATLLDQLTGSRGKDGKGQPLRPTLLLTEPSWMPDQIAQLVQRNDPPSPVPDTRATVPGGPGRRLRGSRKWSYACTPTGFWATPRERYRGSAASDGLVYCSSGALYAVDVTSGEQRWVYTSRGRAWSSPAVVEGIVYFGSDDGGLYAVDARMGEKRWSFTTGGTVRSSPAVVGGVVYVGSDDRGLHAVSAETGEPHWAFTTGGMVRSSPTVVEGIVYFGSDDGGLYAVDARSGEKRWSFATGRKVRSSPAVVDGVVYVGSDNGKLHAVDADTGRERWSFHTKARLRSSPAVANGIVYLASARVAKITDRDVMPKLYAVDAATGRERWSYEIGLNEVLSPVVANGIVYVAFGFQLFALQADTGLQHWVHPLGNSPASSPVVADGVAYLSDGSNMLYAVQT; this is encoded by the coding sequence GTGGGGCGCTACAAGATCGTGGCGCGTCTGGGCTCCGGAGGAATGGGCCGGGTGTACCTCGGGCGCTCGCCCGGCGGGCGCCCGGTTGCCGTGAAAGTAGTGCGTCCGGAGCTGGCTGGGGATGGCGAGTTCCGGCGACGTTTCAAGCGAGAAGTGACGGCGGCTCAACGGGTCAATGGCGCCTTCACCGCCGGTGTGATCGACGCCGACCCGGACGGCTCGCCAGCTTGGATGGCGACCGTCTATGTGCCGGGCCCCTCCCTCGGTGAGGCACTCGCCGCTCACGGTCCATGGCCACTTCACTCGGTGCTCGACCTGGCCGCTGGCATGGTTGAGGCACTCGAGGTCATCCACGCGGCCGGGGTCATCCACCGTGATCTCAAGCCGTCCAATGTGCTTCTCGCCGCGGACGGACCGAGGATCATCGACTTCGGTATCTCGGTCGCCATGGAGGCCAGTACGTTGACCCGGGCCGGCGTGCTGATCGGCACCCCCGGCTACATGTCTCCGGAACAGCTCCTCGACCGGGCGGTGACCCCGGCCAGCGATGTCTTTGCCCTGGGAGCGGTCTTGGCCTACACGGCCACTGGCGTCAACGCGTTCGGTTCTGGCAGCTCGACCGCGCTGTGCATCCGTACCGTCCAGGAAGAGCCCAGCCTTGATGCCCTCCCTGGTGAACTTCGTGATGTCGTCGCCGCCTGCCTGGCCAAGGAGCCCGATCAGCGTCCGACCGTGGCCACACTGCTCGACCAGCTGACCGGCTCTCGCGGCAAGGACGGAAAGGGGCAGCCCCTCCGCCCCACACTTCTGCTCACAGAGCCAAGCTGGATGCCTGACCAGATCGCCCAGCTCGTTCAGCGGAACGATCCCCCCTCGCCCGTGCCGGACACACGGGCCACCGTGCCTGGGGGGCCCGGCCGGCGCCTACGCGGTTCGAGGAAGTGGTCCTACGCCTGCACCCCCACGGGCTTTTGGGCCACCCCTAGGGAGAGGTACCGGGGGTCAGCCGCGTCCGACGGCCTGGTCTACTGCAGCAGCGGCGCCCTGTATGCGGTGGATGTGACGAGTGGGGAGCAGCGCTGGGTCTATACCTCCCGCGGCAGGGCGTGGTCGTCGCCGGCGGTGGTCGAGGGGATCGTGTACTTCGGCAGTGACGACGGTGGGCTGTACGCGGTGGACGCGAGGATGGGTGAGAAGCGCTGGTCCTTCACCACCGGTGGAACGGTGCGCTCGTCGCCTGCGGTGGTCGGCGGAGTCGTCTATGTCGGCAGCGACGACCGCGGGCTCCATGCCGTGAGCGCGGAAACCGGGGAGCCCCACTGGGCGTTCACCACCGGTGGAATGGTGCGCTCGTCGCCGACGGTGGTCGAGGGGATCGTGTACTTCGGCAGTGACGACGGTGGGCTGTACGCGGTGGACGCGAGGAGCGGCGAGAAGCGCTGGTCCTTCGCCACGGGCAGGAAGGTGCGCTCGTCGCCTGCGGTGGTCGACGGCGTCGTCTACGTCGGCAGTGACAACGGCAAGCTCCACGCGGTGGACGCGGATACCGGGCGGGAGCGCTGGTCATTCCACACCAAGGCCCGCTTGCGCTCGTCGCCAGCGGTGGCCAATGGCATCGTCTACCTCGCAAGCGCAAGGGTCGCGAAAATCACAGATAGGGACGTGATGCCCAAGCTGTATGCGGTTGATGCGGCCACGGGACGCGAACGCTGGTCCTACGAAATCGGTTTGAATGAGGTGCTCTCGCCTGTGGTGGCCAACGGCATCGTCTACGTCGCCTTCGGCTTTCAGCTCTTCGCGTTGCAGGCGGATACCGGGCTACAGCACTGGGTCCACCCTTTAGGTAACAGCCCGGCGTCCTCGCCGGTGGTCGCCGACGGAGTCGCGTACCTCTCCGACGGGTCCAACATGCTGTATGCCGTGCAGACATGA
- a CDS encoding trypco2 family protein, with amino-acid sequence MDIPLVDAVAAVRDELLSAAAQVGADPGVVFAVGPVEMEFEVELRADAKAKAGFKLWAVGAETEAGLSRGRTHRVSFTLTPKRPDGGDLLVSSAQERPEGPGDVSGRIPD; translated from the coding sequence GTGGATATTCCTCTGGTGGATGCGGTGGCTGCGGTACGCGACGAACTGCTGTCGGCGGCGGCTCAAGTCGGCGCGGATCCTGGGGTGGTATTCGCGGTGGGTCCGGTAGAGATGGAGTTCGAGGTCGAACTGCGGGCGGACGCGAAGGCGAAGGCCGGGTTCAAGCTGTGGGCGGTCGGGGCGGAGACCGAGGCCGGCCTCTCGCGCGGCCGTACCCACCGCGTCTCCTTCACTCTCACCCCCAAGCGTCCCGACGGCGGCGACCTGCTCGTCAGCTCCGCGCAGGAGCGCCCGGAGGGGCCCGGCGACGTGTCGGGGCGCATCCCGGACTGA
- a CDS encoding tetratricopeptide repeat protein, whose protein sequence is MTALADLLDTARTEPADSTAGEEDVRDVEDRLLGHEARYWQASAAARSLTPGLGMDTLKTALAAAHLTGAADREHADVLWQRLPALADQPRDRRNQVTAWLAALYPATTSRNGPPWGALQPDRLAERHTGRTLDADPYLADQLLDGVGGTQAEQLLTVYSRAAAHPAFRGRLDTHLTDLCIRHHRQLSPHIVTTATRTDHPTPLTNALDTITTDPATTLDDLNALHGRFPRTSHRLATTAARLATTLTRRYRSLAEANPDAYLPDLASALNNLSVCLGAVGRRDEGLATVQEAVTIRRSLAEANPTAYLPDLASALNNLSVRLGAVGQHDEGLTAAQEAVDHYRSLAGANPTAYLPDLAMTLNNLSVRLGAVGQHDESLTAAQEAVDHYRSLAEANPDAYLPDLASALNNLSIRLGAVGRREEGLTAVQEAVTIRRSLAEANPELFGPALQQSLDTTAWLEGLEP, encoded by the coding sequence ATGACCGCCCTCGCCGACCTCCTCGACACCGCACGGACCGAACCCGCGGACAGCACCGCAGGAGAAGAGGACGTACGGGACGTCGAGGACCGGCTGCTCGGCCACGAAGCCCGGTACTGGCAGGCCAGCGCCGCGGCCCGCAGCCTCACCCCCGGCCTGGGCATGGACACGCTGAAGACTGCGCTCGCAGCAGCCCACCTCACCGGTGCCGCCGACCGTGAACACGCCGACGTCCTGTGGCAGCGTCTGCCCGCGCTCGCGGACCAACCCCGCGACCGCCGCAACCAGGTCACCGCCTGGCTCGCCGCCCTCTACCCCGCCACCACGTCGCGCAACGGTCCACCGTGGGGCGCCCTGCAACCCGACCGCCTCGCCGAACGCCACACCGGCCGCACCCTAGACGCCGACCCGTACCTCGCCGACCAGCTCCTCGACGGAGTCGGCGGCACCCAGGCCGAACAACTCCTCACCGTCTACAGCCGCGCCGCCGCTCACCCCGCCTTCCGAGGCAGGCTCGACACCCACCTCACCGACCTCTGTATTCGCCACCACCGGCAACTCAGCCCGCACATCGTCACCACCGCCACCCGCACCGACCACCCCACCCCACTCACCAACGCCCTCGACACCATCACCACCGACCCCGCAACCACCCTCGACGACCTCAACGCGCTGCACGGCCGATTCCCCCGCACCAGCCACCGTCTCGCCACCACCGCCGCCCGCCTCGCCACCACCCTCACCCGCCGCTACCGCTCCCTGGCCGAGGCGAACCCCGACGCCTACCTGCCTGACCTCGCCAGCGCCCTCAACAATCTCTCCGTCTGTCTGGGTGCGGTGGGGCGGCGCGACGAGGGACTGGCCACCGTCCAGGAAGCCGTCACAATCCGCCGCTCCCTGGCCGAGGCGAACCCCACCGCCTACCTGCCCGACCTCGCCAGCGCCCTCAACAATCTCTCCGTCCGTCTGGGTGCGGTGGGGCAGCACGACGAGGGCCTGACCGCCGCCCAGGAAGCCGTCGATCACTACCGCTCCCTGGCTGGGGCAAACCCCACCGCCTACCTGCCCGACCTCGCCATGACCCTCAACAATCTCTCCGTCCGTCTGGGTGCGGTGGGGCAGCACGACGAAAGCCTGACCGCCGCCCAGGAAGCCGTCGATCACTACCGCTCCCTGGCCGAGGCGAACCCCGACGCCTACCTGCCCGACCTCGCCAGCGCCCTCAACAATCTCTCCATCCGCCTGGGTGCGGTGGGGCGGCGCGAGGAGGGCTTGACCGCTGTCCAGGAAGCCGTCACAATCCGCCGCTCCCTGGCCGAGGCGAACCCCGAGCTCTTCGGACCAGCCCTGCAACAGTCCCTGGACACGACGGCCTGGCTAGAAGGGCTCGAACCGTAA
- a CDS encoding tetratricopeptide repeat protein produces the protein MAGKKPGRKWRDLPTTTAPEVRRLAEFLRARVDESDKTLRDLEPAVQNSSSVISTYLGGKIPTQRFVTALVAATAPPQLREKHTGEALRLLEAALHPPRRPAGGPQTGSVPGAVIDVAAVQAQHLETYAHLTRALEQHNEVRQAAANSEKLVWVLYGMVGKLQERVIHLTEERDRLGEGSETSERKLTRALGQQDRAERELARAREKQREAEELAARLQEKIDQLTGELARLRPDTLEQLPVLVSVPAGDPPDGEDPEGDDIEAALARASAVNDNDSDTVARITTALETSAVPNNAVTSPNAMNNYAATLASRHEQARMIGRAGDPQTARDLHFDLVTDATRVLGPDHPDTLQVRNNLAHWTGEAGDPQTARDLFTDLIPDDTRVLGPDHPDTLFARHNLAHWTGEAGDPQTARDLHSDLIPDRTRVLGPDHPDTLASRHEHARMIGLAGDPQTARDLHSDLVTDRTRILGPDHPNTRISRHNLAHWTGAAGDPKTARDLYSDLVPDNTRVLGPDHPDTLNARHEHARMIGLAGDPKTARDLHFDLVPDDTRVLGPDHPDTLIARHNLAHWTGEAGDPQTARDLLTDLIPDVTRVLGPDHPDTLASRNEHARMIGRAGDPQTAWGLFTELVTDRTRILGPDHLHTLIARHNLAHWTGEAGDPQTARGLLTDLIPDVTRVLGPDHSRTLLARQALLHWGSRV, from the coding sequence GTGGCGGGGAAGAAGCCGGGACGTAAGTGGCGCGATCTGCCTACGACCACCGCTCCGGAGGTGCGCCGGCTCGCCGAGTTCCTACGCGCCCGGGTGGACGAGTCGGACAAGACACTCAGAGACCTTGAGCCTGCGGTCCAGAACTCGTCCTCGGTGATCAGCACATATCTGGGCGGGAAGATCCCCACCCAGCGTTTCGTCACCGCCCTGGTCGCCGCGACGGCCCCGCCGCAGTTGCGGGAGAAGCACACCGGTGAGGCGCTGCGGCTGCTGGAAGCCGCTCTGCATCCACCGCGCCGCCCGGCCGGCGGCCCGCAGACCGGCTCTGTGCCGGGGGCAGTGATAGACGTCGCTGCGGTCCAAGCCCAGCATCTGGAAACCTACGCGCATCTGACGCGGGCGCTGGAGCAGCACAATGAGGTGCGACAGGCAGCCGCGAACTCCGAAAAGCTGGTGTGGGTGCTGTACGGGATGGTCGGCAAGCTCCAGGAGCGCGTCATCCATCTCACCGAGGAGCGGGACCGTTTGGGCGAGGGGTCCGAAACCTCCGAACGCAAACTCACCCGGGCGCTCGGACAGCAGGACCGGGCCGAGCGCGAACTCGCCCGGGCCCGGGAGAAGCAGCGCGAGGCCGAGGAACTCGCCGCCCGCCTGCAGGAGAAGATCGACCAGCTGACCGGGGAACTCGCCCGGCTCCGCCCCGACACCCTGGAGCAGCTGCCCGTACTCGTTTCCGTCCCCGCCGGGGATCCGCCGGACGGCGAGGACCCCGAGGGCGACGATATCGAGGCCGCGCTGGCCAGGGCTTCGGCCGTGAACGACAACGACAGCGACACCGTCGCCCGGATCACCACCGCACTCGAAACAAGCGCCGTCCCGAACAACGCTGTGACCAGCCCGAACGCCATGAACAACTACGCAGCCACCCTCGCCTCCCGCCATGAGCAGGCCCGGATGATCGGCCGGGCCGGAGACCCGCAGACCGCACGGGACCTCCACTTCGACCTCGTCACCGACGCCACCCGCGTCCTCGGCCCCGACCACCCGGACACCCTCCAGGTCCGCAACAATCTGGCGCACTGGACCGGCGAGGCCGGAGACCCGCAGACCGCACGGGACCTCTTCACCGACCTCATCCCCGACGACACCCGCGTCCTGGGACCGGACCACCCGGACACCTTGTTCGCCCGCCACAACCTGGCGCACTGGACCGGCGAGGCCGGAGACCCGCAGACCGCACGGGACCTCCACTCCGACCTCATCCCCGACCGAACCCGCGTCCTCGGCCCCGACCACCCGGACACCCTCGCCTCCCGCCATGAGCACGCCCGGATGATCGGTCTGGCCGGAGACCCGCAGACCGCACGGGACCTCCACTCCGACCTCGTCACCGACCGAACCCGCATCCTCGGCCCCGACCACCCAAACACCCGCATCTCCCGCCACAATCTGGCGCACTGGACCGGCGCGGCCGGAGACCCGAAGACCGCACGGGACCTGTACTCCGACCTCGTACCCGACAACACGCGCGTCCTCGGCCCCGACCACCCGGACACCCTCAATGCCCGCCATGAGCACGCCCGGATGATCGGTCTGGCCGGAGACCCGAAGACCGCACGGGACCTCCACTTCGACCTCGTACCCGACGACACCCGAGTCCTCGGCCCCGACCACCCGGACACCCTGATCGCCCGCCACAACCTGGCGCACTGGACCGGCGAGGCCGGAGACCCGCAGACCGCACGGGATCTCCTGACCGACCTCATCCCCGACGTCACCCGTGTCCTCGGCCCTGACCACCCGGACACCCTCGCCTCCCGCAATGAGCACGCCCGGATGATTGGCCGGGCCGGAGACCCGCAGACCGCATGGGGCCTCTTCACCGAGCTCGTCACCGACCGAACCCGCATCCTCGGCCCCGATCACCTGCACACCCTGATCGCCCGCCACAACCTGGCGCACTGGACCGGCGAGGCCGGAGACCCGCAGACCGCACGGGGCCTCCTGACCGACCTCATCCCCGACGTCACCCGCGTCCTCGGCCCCGACCACTCACGTACCCTCCTCGCCCGCCAGGCGTTGCTCCACTGGGGTAGTCGGGTCTGA
- a CDS encoding protein kinase domain-containing protein produces the protein MGDVSEGVLIGGRYALIRSIAAGGMGEIWHARDTNLGVDVALKQVTLDPQATPEQIHVSLAYAKKEAQHAVALRSHPNIVAIHDVVVHDGVPWIVMDLVRGRSLAAVLERDGTIGVERAVAIAEGVLAALRAAHGAGIIHRDVKPDNIMIDDGGHIWLTDFGIAKHQTDTKITFTGTVVGAPQYMAPERFDDKLLPAGDLWSLGVTLYQAIEGVSPFRRDSLMATINAVNAFQPPAPVNAGRLTTLITGLLDKDPDQRLTLVEAEALLAGREAQKTLMATPPVEPPPDEADPVVRVSPDDPEIPSEPKIRARALKLTATFAIGCLVAGGVAWAVAAQSHHPSDTAQPVTTAVIDTSPYCTIKSNSTSGYLGAVNSGGLEMNALQLGATVPSTWERFTLVAAPSNDSSTVNYGIKTANGHYIGAVSGGGLSSKAMYADRTAVRDWELFALVPTGGQGLYAIRTWNGYYLTGVNGGGSLPGEPVRTDSRAIGPSEVWRITCGLSEAQS, from the coding sequence GTGGGGGATGTATCCGAGGGTGTTCTGATCGGCGGGCGTTATGCCCTCATCCGGAGCATCGCTGCGGGCGGGATGGGAGAGATCTGGCATGCCCGTGACACCAACTTAGGGGTTGATGTCGCCCTCAAACAGGTCACCCTGGACCCGCAGGCGACTCCCGAGCAGATTCACGTCTCGCTCGCGTATGCGAAGAAGGAGGCCCAGCACGCGGTCGCGTTGCGCTCCCACCCGAACATCGTGGCGATTCACGATGTCGTCGTGCATGACGGCGTACCGTGGATAGTCATGGATTTGGTGAGGGGCCGATCCTTGGCTGCAGTGCTGGAACGCGACGGGACGATCGGGGTCGAGCGTGCCGTCGCCATCGCCGAAGGCGTGCTTGCGGCCCTACGGGCCGCCCACGGGGCCGGAATCATCCACAGGGACGTGAAGCCTGACAACATCATGATCGACGACGGCGGTCACATCTGGCTCACCGACTTCGGCATCGCCAAGCACCAGACGGACACCAAGATCACATTCACCGGTACCGTGGTCGGCGCCCCGCAGTACATGGCTCCCGAGCGGTTCGATGACAAGCTGTTACCAGCGGGAGACCTGTGGTCCCTGGGTGTGACCCTGTACCAGGCCATCGAGGGCGTGTCCCCTTTCCGTCGAGACTCGTTGATGGCGACCATCAACGCGGTCAACGCCTTCCAGCCGCCAGCCCCGGTGAACGCTGGCCGGCTCACGACGCTGATCACGGGACTCCTTGACAAGGACCCGGACCAGCGGCTGACCCTCGTGGAGGCCGAGGCGCTGCTGGCCGGACGGGAAGCCCAGAAGACGCTGATGGCAACCCCGCCGGTTGAGCCGCCGCCCGACGAGGCCGACCCCGTCGTGCGAGTGTCACCCGATGACCCCGAGATCCCTTCAGAACCGAAGATCCGCGCCCGCGCCCTGAAACTCACGGCAACGTTCGCCATCGGGTGCCTGGTCGCGGGCGGCGTTGCTTGGGCCGTGGCCGCGCAGTCACATCACCCCAGCGACACGGCCCAACCGGTAACCACCGCAGTGATCGACACGTCGCCGTACTGCACGATCAAGTCGAACTCCACCAGTGGCTACCTCGGGGCCGTCAACAGCGGGGGCCTTGAAATGAACGCGCTGCAACTCGGCGCCACGGTCCCCAGCACGTGGGAGCGCTTCACACTCGTGGCCGCGCCCAGCAACGACTCCTCGACCGTCAACTACGGAATCAAGACGGCGAACGGTCACTACATCGGAGCCGTCAGCGGCGGCGGGTTGTCGTCCAAAGCGATGTACGCGGACCGTACAGCGGTCCGCGACTGGGAACTGTTTGCGCTGGTGCCGACCGGCGGGCAGGGGTTGTACGCCATCAGGACCTGGAACGGCTACTACCTCACCGGTGTGAACGGCGGTGGCAGCCTCCCAGGCGAGCCCGTCCGCACCGACTCCAGGGCAATCGGCCCCAGCGAGGTCTGGCGCATCACCTGTGGCCTCTCAGAAGCACAGTCGTAA
- the ligA gene encoding NAD-dependent DNA ligase LigA: protein MTFMTENSALNSPAAYVEAVAAAVAASAAYYGDGTTPLGDDEYDGLLRAIAAYEDAHPDEVLAESPTGKVAGGAVQGDVPHSVPMLSLDNVFDADELAEWAAGLERRLGRPVAGWCVEPKLDGLAVAARYRGGRLVQVLTRGDGLAGEDITHAADAVQGLPPVLAQPIDVELRGEVLLTTAQFEEANRIRLAHEATPFAHPRSGAAGTLRAKDRPYRIELTFFAYGAIGLDDLGHVALLENLAALGANTAASTAAAPTRCETVQQVQERIDMIAGLRADLPFGIDGVVVKADTAEDQRQAGNGSRAPRWAVARKLAAEHKVTRLLAVEWNVGRTGIIAPRAVLEPVIIDGVTVTYATLHNPSDITRRGLMIGDQVFVYRAGDVIPRVEAPLADQRTGAEIPIAFPEECPRCGDAIDTSEQRWRCVRGRSCQTVASVIYAAGRDQLDIEGLGGTRAIQLVEAGLVKDIADLFTLTREQLLGLERMGETSAANLLAAIETARGAALSRVFCALGVRGTGRTMSRRIAAHFGSMAAIRAADADMLAGVDGIGTEKARVIAAELVELVPLLDRLQAQQVGTQVTEPQKPATDGNDAEDLAGGPLAGQAVVVTGAMTGALAVLSRNEMNELIERAGGKASSSVSKRTTLVVAGEKAGSKRTKAEELGIRILDPEEFAVLVADLLPTT, encoded by the coding sequence ATGACCTTCATGACCGAAAACAGTGCCCTGAATTCTCCTGCCGCCTATGTGGAGGCCGTGGCTGCTGCCGTGGCGGCGTCGGCCGCGTACTACGGCGACGGGACCACCCCGCTCGGTGACGACGAGTACGACGGGCTGCTGCGCGCCATCGCGGCCTACGAGGATGCGCACCCGGACGAGGTGCTTGCCGAGTCGCCGACCGGGAAGGTGGCGGGCGGGGCGGTGCAGGGGGATGTGCCGCACTCGGTGCCGATGCTCTCCCTCGACAACGTCTTCGACGCCGACGAGCTCGCCGAGTGGGCCGCGGGGCTGGAACGGCGGCTCGGGCGCCCTGTGGCCGGGTGGTGTGTGGAGCCGAAGCTCGACGGGCTCGCGGTGGCCGCCCGGTACCGGGGTGGCCGGCTCGTTCAGGTCCTCACCCGCGGCGACGGCCTGGCCGGCGAGGACATCACCCACGCCGCCGACGCCGTCCAAGGTCTGCCGCCGGTACTCGCCCAGCCGATCGACGTCGAGCTGCGCGGCGAGGTGCTGCTGACGACCGCGCAGTTCGAGGAAGCCAACCGGATCCGGCTCGCCCACGAGGCCACACCGTTCGCGCACCCTCGCAGCGGAGCGGCCGGCACCCTACGGGCCAAGGACCGCCCCTACCGGATCGAGTTGACCTTCTTCGCCTACGGCGCGATCGGCCTGGACGACCTCGGCCACGTCGCCCTGCTGGAGAACCTGGCCGCGCTCGGCGCGAACACGGCCGCCAGCACGGCCGCCGCCCCGACGCGATGCGAGACTGTGCAGCAGGTGCAGGAACGTATCGACATGATCGCGGGCCTGCGAGCAGACCTGCCGTTCGGGATCGACGGCGTCGTCGTCAAGGCCGACACGGCCGAGGACCAGCGCCAGGCCGGCAACGGCTCGCGCGCCCCGAGGTGGGCGGTGGCCCGGAAACTGGCGGCCGAACACAAGGTGACGCGTCTGCTGGCGGTGGAGTGGAACGTCGGCCGGACCGGGATCATCGCCCCGCGCGCCGTCCTGGAGCCCGTGATCATCGACGGGGTGACGGTCACCTACGCCACGCTCCACAACCCCTCCGACATCACCCGCCGCGGGCTCATGATCGGCGACCAGGTGTTCGTGTACCGGGCCGGCGACGTGATCCCCCGCGTCGAGGCACCGCTGGCCGACCAGCGCACCGGCGCCGAAATCCCGATCGCCTTCCCCGAGGAATGCCCCCGCTGCGGCGACGCGATCGACACCTCAGAGCAGCGGTGGCGGTGCGTACGCGGCCGGAGCTGCCAGACCGTGGCCTCGGTGATCTACGCGGCCGGCCGGGACCAGCTCGACATCGAAGGCCTCGGCGGCACACGCGCGATCCAGCTGGTGGAGGCCGGCCTGGTCAAGGACATCGCCGACCTGTTCACACTGACCCGCGAGCAGCTCCTCGGTCTGGAGCGGATGGGTGAGACCAGCGCCGCCAACCTCCTGGCCGCGATCGAAACCGCCCGCGGGGCTGCCTTGAGCCGCGTGTTCTGCGCCCTCGGGGTCCGCGGCACCGGGCGCACGATGTCCCGCCGGATCGCCGCGCACTTCGGCTCGATGGCCGCGATCCGGGCAGCCGACGCGGACATGCTGGCCGGGGTCGACGGCATCGGCACCGAAAAGGCCCGCGTCATTGCGGCCGAGCTCGTCGAACTCGTTCCGCTCCTCGACAGGCTCCAGGCTCAGCAGGTCGGCACGCAGGTCACCGAGCCGCAGAAGCCCGCGACCGACGGGAACGACGCCGAGGACCTGGCGGGCGGCCCGCTGGCTGGACAGGCCGTCGTGGTGACCGGGGCCATGACCGGCGCCCTTGCGGTGTTGTCCCGGAACGAGATGAACGAGCTGATCGAGCGGGCCGGCGGCAAGGCATCGTCGTCGGTGTCCAAGCGCACCACCCTCGTGGTGGCGGGCGAGAAGGCAGGCTCCAAGCGCACCAAGGCCGAAGAACTGGGCATCCGCATCCTCGACCCCGAGGAATTCGCCGTCCTCGTCGCCGACCTCCTCCCCACTACCTAG